Proteins encoded within one genomic window of Pleurocapsa minor HA4230-MV1:
- a CDS encoding thiamine-phosphate kinase encodes MTDELLVKDLGEHGLLERLQRFCPADVVGDDGAILAIAPHKSIVVTTDVLVDRVHFSDRTTSPFDVGWRAVAANLSDLAAMGAKPLGITVGLSLPGTKLVSWVESVYQGMSACLQAYQTPLVGGDICRSTVVSLAITALGEVLPQRAICRHQARPGDVILVTGLHGLSRGGLELLLNPERANSLTAAERERLIEAHQRPRPRLDVLPYLREIPESIAIAGMDSSDGLADAIEQICQRSGVGAIIERSSIQVFSGLSKLAGNQTAWSWVLNGGEDFELVLCLPESYAIELVQMLDNNAAIIGTITANNTIKMVDSSNLADEPEILARNEGFQHF; translated from the coding sequence ATGACTGACGAACTTCTGGTTAAAGATTTAGGTGAGCATGGTTTATTAGAGAGATTGCAGCGTTTTTGTCCTGCTGATGTGGTGGGGGATGATGGTGCGATTTTGGCGATCGCTCCCCATAAATCTATCGTGGTGACAACAGACGTACTGGTGGATCGAGTTCACTTTAGCGATCGCACTACTAGTCCTTTTGATGTGGGTTGGCGAGCTGTAGCGGCTAATCTTTCTGACCTCGCAGCAATGGGGGCAAAACCGCTAGGAATTACCGTTGGGCTATCTCTCCCAGGCACTAAGTTAGTCAGCTGGGTTGAATCGGTTTATCAAGGCATGAGCGCTTGTCTTCAAGCTTATCAAACTCCTTTAGTGGGGGGAGATATTTGTCGTTCGACGGTGGTGAGTTTGGCAATTACCGCCTTGGGTGAAGTGCTACCCCAGCGTGCTATCTGTCGTCATCAGGCGCGACCAGGAGATGTTATTTTAGTTACTGGCTTACACGGTTTGTCACGGGGTGGATTAGAGTTACTGCTAAACCCCGAGCGAGCAAATAGTTTAACCGCAGCAGAAAGAGAGCGCTTAATTGAGGCGCATCAACGGCCCCGACCGAGATTAGATGTTCTGCCCTATCTGAGAGAGATTCCTGAATCAATTGCAATCGCGGGAATGGATAGCAGCGATGGTTTGGCAGATGCGATCGAGCAGATTTGTCAACGTAGTGGGGTTGGCGCAATAATTGAGCGCTCTAGCATCCAAGTTTTTTCAGGCTTAAGCAAGTTAGCAGGAAATCAGACAGCCTGGTCATGGGTACTTAATGGTGGCGAAGATTTTGAGTTGGTTTTATGTCTTCCTGAGTCCTACGCAATAGAATTGGTGCAGATGCTGGATAATAACGCAGCAATAATTGGCACGATTACGGCAAATAATACCATCAAGATGGTAGATTCCTCTAATTTAGCCGATGAGCCAGAGATTTTAGCTAGAAATGAAGGATTTCAGCATTTCTAG
- a CDS encoding lipase family protein: MNYSQALKCAILAQEVYQDFSGLRFSGFPSVTPELIDLENTGTQCAIFADAGTSIYIVFRGSENRIDWDTNFNLEQEVVEFQQDVLEEKVVGDREQVYPYDDESSSGTKMHRGFASAYMSVRERIHNYLKNHAASSLIITGHSLGGALATLCAVDVQYNFSNQVKNIDIYTFGAPRVGNNGFRVSFNRRVPNSYRFVYGMDIVPALPRLWQGYRHVDTEHRLGSRFSLNFFSQRFKDHGIVNYIAALKKLIVQGS, encoded by the coding sequence ATGAACTACTCTCAAGCACTCAAATGTGCAATTCTTGCTCAAGAAGTTTATCAAGACTTCTCAGGGCTTAGATTTAGTGGATTTCCTAGCGTTACGCCAGAGCTGATTGATTTGGAAAATACGGGGACTCAATGCGCTATTTTTGCCGATGCTGGGACTTCCATCTATATTGTTTTTCGGGGTAGCGAAAACCGCATTGATTGGGACACTAATTTCAATTTAGAGCAAGAAGTCGTTGAATTTCAACAGGACGTGCTGGAAGAAAAAGTTGTTGGCGATCGCGAGCAAGTTTATCCTTATGATGATGAAAGTTCTTCTGGTACTAAAATGCACAGGGGATTTGCTTCTGCCTATATGTCAGTGCGAGAGCGAATTCATAATTATTTGAAGAATCATGCTGCCTCAAGTTTAATCATTACAGGTCACAGTTTGGGTGGAGCTTTAGCAACTTTGTGTGCTGTTGACGTTCAATACAATTTCTCCAATCAAGTCAAAAATATCGACATTTACACTTTTGGCGCTCCTAGAGTTGGCAATAATGGTTTTAGAGTATCTTTTAACCGCCGTGTTCCCAATAGCTATCGCTTTGTCTATGGAATGGATATCGTGCCAGCATTACCAAGACTTTGGCAAGGATACCGTCATGTGGATACTGAACACCGACTTGGTTCTCGTTTCAGCCTCAACTTTTTCTCTCAACGCTTTAAAGATCATGGGATTGTAAATTATATCGCTGCGTTAAAGAAACTAATAGTACAGGGCAGTTGA
- a CDS encoding GAF domain-containing protein, with amino-acid sequence MNQLDRGSLRLMSRSISHPSIEQRLPKMMQQALGSDQLANAILQIALNNSDGSKILLDLATTISRSFAADGCIVLSRGTDSVQVNEIAYWQETGLLIEPVIEQLSHLSIPQNHTQSLLEPKSPLFKTINCLIQNSLPTQTWVGITTQFQERTNGLVLMFKSDSSWTHDEHKLLTQNLNPLAIAISQAQLQQQSRTKSRYQTLLQNLSREISQGYRLELLLQNCLSEIGHALGLDRSLILMFKYRNPLRAKDRDRDLVKGTAKIDYQWSSDLAASLPAESSFSLNHSALCQQAWRNAPNCLHIDSDASFPDLIVDSFATRGSALMMMPLMGKKTSETDSAMVLGFLVLQSDVARNWSQDELELMNWVGVQISTAIIHEQTLNRVQLVVEERTAQLKSSMDMQGKLSTKMRQHIKQLQKLNQLKDDFMNSMSHELKTPLTSMKIAIKMLRQIEISPQMREKYLDILEQEWNREYNLIKDLLTLRQVESGELSYRPQELDLGQTIENLRQSFTAKWQSERNLNLVCAVDPPKLKIHTDAESLEYILHELLLNAGKYCDTHTTIELSASHQLAAQQSEIVIAVANVGAGITAEELPHIFDKFRRGKGVTDRAVPGTGLGLTLVQYLVEHLNGKIDVTSNPVAEDETTFLTTFVLRLPQIQPSIG; translated from the coding sequence ATGAATCAACTCGATCGAGGTTCATTAAGATTAATGTCCCGTTCAATTTCTCACCCAAGTATAGAGCAGCGATTGCCTAAGATGATGCAACAAGCCCTAGGTAGCGATCAGTTGGCAAACGCTATTTTGCAGATTGCCCTGAACAATTCAGATGGTTCAAAAATTTTGTTAGATCTAGCAACAACGATTAGTCGCTCGTTTGCTGCGGACGGATGTATTGTCCTGTCGCGGGGGACTGATTCTGTTCAGGTCAATGAAATTGCCTATTGGCAAGAAACAGGCTTACTGATCGAGCCAGTGATTGAGCAGCTATCCCACTTATCAATCCCTCAGAATCACACCCAGTCTTTACTTGAGCCGAAATCTCCTCTATTTAAGACAATTAATTGCTTAATCCAAAATAGTTTACCGACTCAGACTTGGGTGGGGATTACAACCCAGTTTCAAGAGCGAACTAATGGCTTAGTATTGATGTTCAAGTCTGATTCATCATGGACTCATGATGAACATAAATTGCTCACTCAAAACTTAAATCCGCTGGCGATCGCTATTTCCCAAGCTCAACTTCAGCAACAATCTCGCACTAAATCTCGCTATCAAACTCTACTCCAAAATCTTAGTCGAGAAATTAGTCAGGGCTATCGACTCGAATTACTCTTACAAAATTGTCTAAGCGAGATTGGTCATGCTCTGGGGCTAGATCGCAGCCTGATTTTGATGTTTAAGTATCGTAATCCATTGAGAGCCAAAGATCGCGATCGCGACTTGGTTAAGGGTACTGCCAAAATTGATTATCAATGGAGTTCTGATTTGGCAGCTTCATTACCAGCAGAATCTTCATTTAGCCTTAATCATTCAGCTCTGTGTCAACAAGCCTGGCGTAATGCCCCCAACTGTTTGCACATTGACTCTGATGCTTCTTTCCCTGACTTGATTGTGGACTCATTTGCGACCAGAGGTAGCGCCCTAATGATGATGCCCTTGATGGGTAAAAAAACTAGTGAAACCGATTCAGCAATGGTTTTGGGTTTTCTAGTCTTGCAAAGTGATGTTGCGCGCAATTGGTCGCAGGATGAACTGGAGTTAATGAATTGGGTTGGAGTACAGATAAGTACGGCAATTATTCACGAGCAAACCCTTAATCGAGTCCAGCTAGTTGTTGAGGAAAGAACTGCGCAACTGAAATCTAGTATGGATATGCAGGGCAAGCTTTCGACTAAGATGCGTCAGCACATTAAACAGCTGCAAAAACTCAATCAGCTAAAAGATGACTTTATGAATAGCATGAGTCATGAACTCAAGACCCCTCTAACCAGCATGAAAATCGCGATTAAGATGCTGCGTCAGATAGAAATATCTCCACAAATGCGAGAGAAGTATTTAGATATTTTGGAGCAAGAATGGAATCGTGAATATAATTTGATTAAAGATTTGCTGACGCTGCGACAGGTAGAATCAGGAGAGTTAAGTTATCGACCCCAAGAACTGGATTTGGGTCAAACTATTGAAAATTTGCGGCAATCTTTCACAGCAAAATGGCAGTCAGAGCGAAATCTTAATTTAGTTTGTGCTGTCGATCCGCCAAAGTTAAAAATTCATACTGATGCGGAAAGTTTAGAATATATTTTACATGAACTACTTTTGAATGCTGGTAAGTATTGCGATACTCACACGACGATTGAACTATCTGCATCTCATCAGTTAGCTGCCCAACAATCAGAAATTGTCATTGCGGTGGCTAATGTTGGTGCGGGCATTACCGCCGAAGAACTGCCCCATATTTTTGATAAGTTTCGACGTGGCAAAGGAGTTACCGATCGCGCTGTGCCAGGAACAGGTCTGGGACTGACTTTAGTTCAGTATTTAGTGGAACATTTGAACGGTAAGATTGATGTTACCAGTAATCCTGTGGCTGAGGATGAGACAACATTCTTGACTACTTTTGTCTTGAGATTACCACAAATTCAACCATCTATTGGCTAG
- the accB gene encoding acetyl-CoA carboxylase biotin carboxyl carrier protein produces MSINFQELRELLGAIAQTDITELVLKNDDFELTVRKEKGLVAVAPTAIAPQLVEAVPSTVLTPPETKTSPPPETSTALTVDDKKWVDITSPMVGTFYSAPAPDEDSFVAVGDRINKGDTVCIIEAMKLMNEIEGEVTGQVMEIMVQNGEPVEFGQVLMRVNPG; encoded by the coding sequence GTGTCTATAAATTTCCAAGAACTTCGTGAACTGTTAGGGGCGATCGCTCAAACCGACATCACCGAGTTGGTTCTCAAAAACGATGATTTTGAATTAACGGTACGTAAAGAAAAAGGCTTGGTAGCAGTTGCCCCGACTGCGATTGCGCCTCAGCTTGTTGAAGCTGTACCATCCACTGTACTAACACCCCCCGAAACCAAAACATCCCCTCCTCCAGAAACTTCTACTGCGCTGACGGTGGATGATAAGAAATGGGTGGACATCACCTCGCCAATGGTGGGGACGTTTTATTCTGCTCCTGCTCCTGATGAGGATTCTTTTGTCGCAGTAGGCGATCGCATCAATAAAGGAGATACGGTATGCATCATTGAGGCGATGAAGCTGATGAATGAAATTGAGGGGGAAGTTACAGGACAAGTTATGGAAATCATGGTTCAAAATGGCGAACCAGTAGAGTTTGGCCAAGTTTTGATGCGAGTTAATCCTGGCTAA
- a CDS encoding AarF/ABC1/UbiB kinase family protein, with product MKWHKSKQPAPQKRLLSPPDGYHYSPFLRQFKIFGIAIKLVFSLWWNKVTGNNSARSRHRIAKWLVKNILELGPTFIKIGQSLSTRADLIPIEYIEEFGQLQDRVPPFSSDLAIAVIEQELGKPISVLFAEFNPTPLAAASLGQVHKARLHTGEDVVVKVQRPGLARLFNLDFEILHHLVRWLNRLLKGIRKFNLEAIYREFFELLYQEIDYIHEGKNADRFRQNFQDYQRVAVPQVYWQYTTSKILTLEYLPGIKIDNRPALEASQIDTQAVIQLGITCYLKQLLEDGFFQSDPHPGNMAVSPRGDIIFYDFGTMAEVKTMAKDQMIKTFFAVLKNDTDEVVETLIYMGLIEPVADMTPVKRMIAFMLKEFRDKPVDVRAFEQITEEVYSIFEQQPFRLPPQMTFVVKSLTTLDGIARALDPQYNLLAAAQPFLKQIAFQQQQGSMLGILARQTKDFIQYKLRQPNRTQTSIMRLESRLDLGELQVKVKSIESERSLKQIQLGIKSLIYTCLSGFCLLSGSVLLVGQIKGVAIALFCFATFWFILLMRSLTSMAAREKMYKMAQK from the coding sequence ATGAAATGGCATAAAAGTAAACAGCCTGCTCCTCAAAAAAGACTGCTATCTCCTCCCGATGGCTATCATTATTCACCATTTCTCAGACAATTTAAAATTTTTGGCATTGCGATTAAACTAGTTTTTTCCCTCTGGTGGAATAAAGTAACGGGTAATAATTCTGCTCGAAGCAGACATCGAATCGCCAAATGGTTGGTTAAAAATATTTTAGAATTGGGGCCGACTTTTATCAAAATTGGACAGTCTTTATCCACCCGCGCCGATTTAATTCCCATCGAATATATCGAAGAATTTGGTCAGCTACAGGATCGAGTTCCGCCTTTTTCTTCCGATTTAGCGATCGCCGTCATTGAACAAGAATTAGGCAAGCCAATTTCGGTGTTGTTTGCCGAATTTAATCCCACACCTCTGGCGGCGGCTAGTTTGGGGCAGGTACACAAAGCCAGACTGCATACGGGAGAAGACGTAGTAGTTAAGGTACAGCGACCTGGGTTAGCTCGTTTGTTTAACCTCGATTTTGAGATTCTGCATCATTTAGTTAGATGGCTCAATCGACTGCTCAAAGGCATCCGCAAGTTTAATTTAGAAGCAATTTATCGCGAATTTTTCGAACTTTTATATCAAGAAATCGACTATATCCACGAAGGAAAAAATGCCGACCGCTTTCGCCAAAATTTTCAGGACTATCAGCGGGTTGCGGTGCCTCAAGTATATTGGCAATACACCACCTCAAAAATTCTCACTCTGGAATATTTACCAGGCATTAAAATTGATAATCGACCAGCCTTAGAAGCCAGTCAAATTGATACCCAAGCAGTGATTCAGTTGGGTATTACCTGTTATTTAAAACAGCTATTAGAAGACGGTTTTTTTCAATCTGACCCCCACCCAGGCAACATGGCGGTTAGTCCACGGGGAGACATTATCTTTTATGACTTTGGCACCATGGCAGAAGTTAAAACCATGGCCAAGGATCAAATGATCAAGACGTTTTTTGCCGTGTTAAAGAACGACACTGATGAAGTGGTAGAAACTTTGATCTATATGGGTTTGATTGAACCAGTTGCCGATATGACTCCAGTTAAGCGCATGATTGCTTTTATGCTGAAGGAGTTTCGGGATAAACCTGTGGATGTGAGAGCTTTTGAGCAGATCACCGAAGAAGTTTACTCTATTTTTGAACAGCAGCCATTTCGTTTACCTCCGCAGATGACTTTTGTGGTCAAATCCTTAACTACTCTAGACGGCATCGCCCGCGCCCTCGATCCGCAATACAATCTTCTAGCAGCAGCACAACCCTTTCTAAAACAGATAGCCTTTCAGCAGCAGCAGGGGAGTATGTTGGGGATCCTGGCTCGACAGACTAAAGACTTTATTCAGTATAAACTTAGACAGCCCAACCGCACCCAAACCTCGATCATGCGTCTCGAATCTCGTTTAGATCTAGGGGAGTTGCAGGTTAAGGTTAAATCCATTGAAAGCGAGCGATCGCTCAAGCAAATTCAATTGGGGATTAAAAGTCTGATCTATACCTGCTTATCGGGGTTTTGCCTCTTGTCAGGTTCAGTCTTGCTAGTTGGTCAAATTAAAGGAGTGGCGATCGCCCTGTTCTGTTTTGCCACCTTTTGGTTTATTCTGCTGATGCGATCTTTAACCAGTATGGCAGCTAGGGAAAAAATGTATAAGATGGCGCAAAAATAG
- a CDS encoding efflux RND transporter permease subunit, with amino-acid sequence MNFIETAVRWRHGTFVLFCLLTVFGIFSLLNLPLELQPGGDRPEITITTPYPGASPTEVEDLVTRPIEERMEEVLGVQKIDSNSRPGLSSITLEFEWDSDVNERLVDVLNKLQQVEELPEETSESDVELVGGNSSPMMWIVLAPKEGEQSNPDRYRDLAEDTIVPRLRRIEGVGQFIIPGGREREVEVKIDPQALAERNLTISDVVGVLQDNNRDIRGGPLVVGRREYRVRTVSRSQQLEQMEGFVLRRDASGTVYLRDVAQVQMGRTVQESALIFNGEPAVAIAIIRRVGANVPEVAQGVRATIAEFQTQFDRDGEGIRFVYNYDESEYINQSIALVEGNLLTGALLATVVLILFLGSLRTVAVIALTIPTTLITVFIVMSLLGRTLNIISLAGLAFAVGMVVDNAIVVIENVFTHLQQGKRPVRAAIDGTQEVWGAMLGSTLTNVVVFLPLVLVTGEAGQLFFDMAIALSASSLFSLFAALTLVPMLSGLFLKQSEAMQMIEGGEYLDGNWLERSVAKTSAIFRLFQDKLENFLANTVSWSLGRGRIGRRLFLLAIPLTLLVSCIFLLPPADYLPEGNRNLVFWAAEPLPGTSIPEAIRLSAAPREFLRQQPEVDRVMYVERPGRRGIATILKPEFATTQGLADMVDRMRAASNNFPGYRFLVPTRLSIFQDPGKEFEIDIIGTDLAELNQLDREITEKLRSFTGVENVRSNFVFGAGELQVIPNRERLAEVGIDEAEIGSMVEAALGGRFASDYLDGKEELDVSVELQNSFVETPEQLRQLPLYTSQGLIQLSDVAEIKETTGADVINHVDLERSVTLTTSLAPDAPLSSLVEQAENEVLAPLRNSLSAGYRLELAGSADRLAETVAQLARAFSLSILITYLLLVALYRSFVYPLVIMMTVPMGLSGALLCLVIANRIPGLVVPLDMITALGFIILTGVVVNNAILLVDRSLQLQQEGMNYDKSLYQATRDRLRAIFMSAGTSVLGMLPLAVIPGQGAELYQGLGIVLTGGLTFSTILTPTVVPAIMGLLRDFSGKKLDPSPSKEFIAEKAIAINNGADRSLRK; translated from the coding sequence ATGAATTTTATTGAAACTGCGGTGCGTTGGCGACATGGGACTTTTGTTTTGTTTTGTTTGCTGACAGTATTTGGGATATTTTCGCTGCTAAATTTGCCTCTAGAATTACAACCAGGAGGCGATCGCCCAGAAATCACGATAACTACCCCTTATCCTGGTGCTTCTCCTACAGAAGTGGAGGATTTAGTAACTCGTCCGATTGAGGAAAGGATGGAGGAGGTTCTAGGGGTACAAAAAATCGATAGTAATTCTCGTCCTGGTCTTAGTAGCATTACTCTAGAATTTGAATGGGATAGCGATGTCAACGAACGTTTGGTTGATGTTCTGAATAAATTGCAGCAGGTAGAGGAATTACCAGAAGAGACTAGTGAATCGGATGTAGAGTTGGTTGGTGGCAATAGTTCGCCGATGATGTGGATCGTTCTGGCACCCAAGGAAGGGGAGCAAAGTAACCCCGATCGCTATCGAGATTTAGCTGAAGATACCATCGTGCCTAGATTGCGTCGGATTGAAGGAGTAGGACAGTTTATTATTCCTGGTGGTAGGGAAAGAGAGGTAGAGGTGAAGATCGATCCTCAAGCACTCGCCGAGCGCAATTTAACTATTAGCGACGTGGTTGGAGTCTTACAAGATAATAACCGCGATATTCGGGGTGGCCCTTTAGTAGTGGGTAGAAGAGAATATCGAGTCAGAACTGTTAGTCGATCGCAACAGTTGGAACAAATGGAAGGCTTTGTACTGCGACGAGATGCTTCGGGAACTGTCTATCTAAGAGATGTCGCCCAAGTGCAGATGGGGCGCACAGTTCAAGAGAGTGCTTTGATTTTTAATGGCGAACCCGCCGTCGCTATTGCAATTATCCGTCGAGTCGGGGCGAATGTACCAGAGGTAGCTCAAGGGGTTCGAGCCACGATCGCGGAATTTCAAACTCAGTTCGATCGAGATGGAGAAGGAATTCGCTTTGTCTATAACTATGACGAGAGCGAATATATCAATCAATCGATCGCTTTAGTTGAAGGAAATTTACTGACTGGCGCGCTGCTAGCTACAGTTGTGTTGATTCTTTTCCTTGGTTCGTTGCGAACAGTGGCAGTTATTGCTTTAACTATTCCCACTACTTTAATTACTGTATTTATCGTTATGTCCTTACTAGGAAGAACCTTAAATATTATTAGTTTGGCAGGTTTAGCCTTTGCTGTGGGTATGGTAGTCGATAATGCGATCGTGGTCATTGAGAATGTTTTTACCCATCTACAACAAGGAAAAAGACCAGTTCGGGCTGCAATTGATGGAACGCAAGAAGTTTGGGGGGCGATGTTGGGTTCGACTCTGACTAACGTGGTGGTATTTTTGCCTCTGGTGCTGGTGACAGGCGAAGCGGGACAATTATTTTTTGATATGGCGATCGCTTTATCTGCTTCTTCTTTATTTTCTCTTTTTGCTGCTTTAACTCTAGTACCAATGTTATCTGGTTTATTTCTCAAACAATCCGAAGCGATGCAAATGATCGAAGGAGGAGAATATCTCGATGGTAATTGGCTAGAGCGATCGGTTGCCAAAACATCAGCTATTTTTAGGTTATTTCAAGATAAATTGGAGAATTTTCTGGCTAATACGGTCAGTTGGTCTTTAGGCAGAGGTAGGATCGGGCGTAGATTATTTTTACTGGCTATTCCTTTAACTCTTTTAGTTTCTTGTATTTTTCTCCTACCTCCTGCTGATTATTTACCTGAAGGAAATCGCAATTTAGTATTTTGGGCAGCAGAACCCTTACCAGGAACGAGTATTCCTGAAGCAATTAGGCTTTCAGCAGCACCAAGAGAATTTTTACGTCAACAACCAGAAGTCGATCGCGTTATGTATGTAGAACGACCTGGAAGAAGGGGTATTGCGACAATTTTAAAGCCTGAATTCGCCACAACTCAGGGACTTGCAGATATGGTCGATCGGATGCGCGCTGCCAGTAATAATTTTCCTGGTTATCGCTTTTTAGTGCCAACTCGGCTCTCTATTTTCCAAGATCCAGGTAAAGAATTTGAAATTGATATTATTGGCACGGATTTAGCCGAATTAAACCAGTTGGATCGGGAAATTACGGAAAAATTGCGCTCTTTCACAGGAGTAGAAAATGTCCGTTCTAACTTTGTTTTTGGTGCGGGAGAACTACAAGTCATTCCCAACCGCGAACGTTTAGCAGAAGTTGGTATCGACGAAGCAGAAATCGGCTCGATGGTTGAAGCTGCTTTAGGTGGACGTTTTGCCTCTGACTATCTTGATGGCAAAGAAGAGTTAGATGTGTCTGTGGAGTTGCAAAATAGCTTCGTCGAAACCCCAGAACAATTGCGCCAATTACCTTTATATACAAGTCAAGGATTAATTCAATTAAGTGATGTAGCCGAAATTAAAGAAACAACTGGTGCCGATGTGATCAATCACGTTGATTTAGAGCGATCGGTTACTTTAACTACTTCTTTAGCACCCGATGCACCTTTGAGTTCTTTAGTGGAGCAAGCAGAAAATGAAGTTCTCGCACCTTTGCGTAATAGTCTATCTGCTGGCTATCGTTTAGAATTAGCTGGTTCTGCGGATCGCTTGGCAGAAACTGTCGCTCAATTAGCAAGAGCTTTTTCCCTATCGATTTTAATTACTTACTTACTATTAGTTGCTCTTTATCGTTCTTTTGTCTATCCTTTGGTGATTATGATGACTGTACCGATGGGATTGAGTGGTGCGTTGTTATGTTTAGTAATTGCTAACCGTATCCCTGGTTTAGTCGTACCTTTGGATATGATTACCGCACTCGGATTTATTATTTTGACAGGAGTTGTGGTAAATAACGCCATCCTCTTAGTCGATCGCTCCTTACAACTACAACAAGAAGGGATGAATTACGATAAATCTCTCTATCAAGCAACACGCGATCGCTTACGGGCAATCTTTATGTCGGCGGGAACTAGCGTTTTGGGTATGCTACCTCTAGCAGTTATCCCAGGACAAGGTGCGGAACTCTATCAAGGATTGGGAATCGTCCTCACGGGAGGTTTAACATTCTCAACTATTCTTACTCCTACAGTTGTTCCAGCCATTATGGGCTTATTAAGGGACTTCTCTGGTAAGAAACTAGATCCTTCACCATCAAAGGAGTTTATTGCCGAAAAAGCGATCGCTATTAATAATGGTGCAGATCGAAGCCTGAGAAAGTGA
- a CDS encoding peptidylprolyl isomerase has translation MNIKKNTFLRRHQPLHRITTFVLAVMMMVIGLVGWQPQASAILAQGDAVTDPQAILRYALPIDNDSVRKLQKSLEEISSKLRAKRWKNIDRNITDASFVLSSRRGQLLASIPDERKAQAEELIDQLTTGTAELKEIVSTKDREATYIKRQELLNLVTKLEELMVVGYPFEVPAEYSSLPQLLGRATVAIETNKGDLQVVVDGYSAPVNAGNFVDLVKRGFYDGLDFNRAEDFYILQAGDPPGEANGFIDPKTNKYRAIPMEVLVKGDDLPVYGETLEELGRYLDQPVIPFNSYGAMALARPGDDPNGGSSQFFFFKFDTEVTPPGYNLMDGRYSVFGYLTEGKEVLEELTAGDKIISAKVIEGIENLKEPEQ, from the coding sequence ATGAACATCAAGAAAAATACCTTTTTAAGAAGACATCAGCCTCTTCATCGTATTACCACCTTTGTTTTAGCAGTGATGATGATGGTTATCGGTTTGGTAGGCTGGCAACCGCAAGCATCGGCTATCCTGGCTCAGGGTGATGCTGTTACCGATCCCCAGGCTATTTTGCGCTATGCGCTACCCATTGATAATGATTCTGTCAGAAAACTGCAAAAAAGTTTAGAAGAAATCTCTAGTAAGCTTAGGGCTAAACGCTGGAAAAATATCGATCGCAACATTACAGATGCAAGTTTTGTCTTGTCTAGTCGGCGTGGACAGTTATTGGCGAGTATTCCTGATGAGCGTAAAGCTCAAGCAGAAGAACTAATTGACCAACTCACTACGGGAACGGCAGAACTAAAAGAGATCGTTAGTACTAAAGATCGTGAAGCAACCTATATCAAAAGACAAGAGCTGCTTAATTTGGTCACTAAATTAGAAGAGTTAATGGTAGTAGGTTATCCGTTTGAAGTTCCTGCCGAGTACTCTTCTTTACCGCAGCTTTTGGGTAGAGCAACCGTAGCAATTGAAACGAATAAAGGCGATCTTCAAGTCGTGGTGGATGGTTATAGTGCGCCCGTTAACGCTGGTAATTTCGTTGATTTAGTCAAACGAGGTTTTTATGATGGTTTAGACTTTAATCGTGCTGAAGACTTTTATATCTTGCAGGCGGGAGATCCACCAGGAGAAGCCAATGGTTTTATTGACCCCAAAACTAATAAATATCGAGCAATTCCCATGGAAGTCTTGGTTAAAGGGGACGATTTACCCGTATACGGTGAGACTTTAGAAGAATTAGGTCGCTACCTAGATCAACCAGTAATTCCTTTTAACTCATATGGTGCGATGGCTTTAGCTCGTCCTGGTGACGATCCTAATGGTGGTTCTTCTCAGTTTTTCTTCTTCAAGTTTGATACGGAAGTTACCCCCCCTGGATATAACCTCATGGATGGACGTTACTCTGTATTTGGCTATCTTACAGAGGGCAAGGAAGTTTTAGAAGAATTAACCGCAGGAGACAAAATTATCTCTGCTAAGGTGATTGAAGGAATTGAAAATCTGAAAGAACCTGAGCAATAA
- the efp gene encoding elongation factor P — MISSNDFRTGVTVEMDGYVWRVVEFLHVKPGKGSAFVRTKLKNVQTGNTIEKTFRAGETVPQANLEKRTMQYTYKDGEEFVFMDMQTYEETRMSSDNLGDRINFLKEEMEVNVIFWDDRVLEIELPTSVVLEITDTDPGVKGDTATGGTKPAIVETGAQVMVPLFITIGEKIKVDTRDGSYLGREN, encoded by the coding sequence ATGATTTCTAGTAATGACTTTCGTACAGGAGTTACTGTTGAGATGGATGGTTATGTCTGGCGAGTGGTGGAGTTTCTCCACGTCAAACCAGGTAAAGGTTCAGCATTTGTGAGAACCAAGCTCAAAAACGTCCAAACAGGAAACACCATCGAAAAAACTTTTCGTGCTGGAGAAACCGTTCCTCAAGCAAATTTAGAAAAGCGCACCATGCAATATACCTATAAAGACGGAGAAGAATTTGTCTTTATGGATATGCAAACCTATGAAGAGACGCGCATGAGTAGTGACAATTTAGGCGATCGCATTAATTTCCTCAAAGAAGAAATGGAGGTTAATGTCATTTTTTGGGACGACAGGGTGCTAGAAATCGAATTACCCACTTCCGTCGTCCTAGAAATCACTGACACCGATCCAGGCGTGAAAGGAGACACTGCTACGGGTGGCACGAAACCTGCTATTGTCGAAACAGGCGCTCAGGTCATGGTACCTCTATTTATTACCATTGGTGAAAAGATTAAGGTCGATACTCGCGATGGTTCTTATCTAGGTCGAGAAAATTAA